DNA from Pirellulales bacterium:
TCAACCCATTGCCCCCTGTAACTGAAACGATCGACATCGACTACATCCGTTCCACGCGTACTTTCAAATTACCCAATTCTCTATCCTGATTTTTCGAGGAGGATCTCATGGCTCGGTATCCGTTGAATAGGCGACATCTACTGAAGGCAGCAGCCGCATCGATCGCAGCACCAATGATCATTCCTCGGCATGTCCTTGGAATGGACGGCACCGTTGGAGCCAATGATCGGGTGAAGTTCGGCGTCATTGGCCTGGGGCTCCGCATCCGCCAACTGCTGAACTGGCCGAAGGAAATGTACCTTCAAGCAGTATGCGACTGCAATGCGCCGCAGATACCTTCCTTCCTCAATTGGTACAAAGAGTCAGCGCCGGAGGCGGAAAAGGCCGTTCAATATTCCAATTATGTCGAGATGCTCGAGCGAGAAAAGCTGGACGGCGTGTTTGTGACGACGCCTACCCACGTGCGAGCGCGGCCTGCACTGCTCGCGTTGGCCGCCGGGATGGACGTCTATGCGGAAAAGCCATTCGCACTGACCGTCCAGGAAGGTCAACGGCTTGTCAAGTCGGTACGCAAGCACCAACGTGTGTTCCAGGTCGGTGCGCAAGCTCGCTCGCTGGCGATCAATCGTTGGGCGGTGGATCAGATTCACAAAGGCGCCATTGGCACCATCTCCAAGGTGGAGGTGCCCAATTTTCTATCCCCATGCGACTACAGTCCTCCGAAGGAGCTCAAGCCCTGTCCAACGGGACTCGATTGGGATCTGTGGACCGATCAGACCCCGCTGTACCCGTGCGATCCGGATCTGCTCGACAGTACGGAAGCCTGGGGGCGGTATCGCGAGTACGATGGAGGAGGCAGCACATGGGGCATGACGGGGTTTGGCACCCACGCATTCGATCAGGTTCAGTGGACGCTCGGCAAAGATAAGGAATTGCCCGTAGAAATCTGTGCAACCGAAACGGACAACGCCCAAAACCGAAGTCCCTTGTACATGAAATATGCCGATGGCACCACGATCGTCATGCGTCCCGAAGGGAAAGGCGGGCCGGCATTTGGCGGTGTCTTTTTCGGCAGCAAAGGGAAGGCCGAAATCAACCGAAATCAGTTTCGCACCAACCCGGCAGAGATCGCCGCAGCCATGCCCAAGGACTTAGATCCTACCGAGACTGGCCACGTCAAAAACTGGCTCGACTGCATCCGCAGCAGGCAGGATCCGGTTACGACCGTGGAAATCGCTCACCACCACACGCTGCTTTGTCACTTTGGAGTGATCGCCCGCGACCTTAAGAGAAAATTGACATTCGACGTAGCGACCGAGCAGTTCGTCGATGATGAGGCGGCCAACAACCACCCATCGATGGTTCGCCCACGACGTGCCGGCTATGAACTGCCCAGTGTGTAGAAGTAGCTCGCTCTGCCGGCTCGGCGTTTCAGCGGATGCATTACGGGGCCGGCAGAGAATGGTTATCATGAACGAGACGCACAGGGTCGATCGATTCGACGCTAGGCATCCTATCGATCAGGTTGGCCTCATGCAATTCGGTGCAATGCTGTCGGAAACGTTTTTGAGTTCAATGGATGCTTAGTAACACAAACAGGATTTCCAATTCACTAATGATTGTAAAACTTCATTCACCCCTGCTGTATCGCTTCCTATTGCTCCTACTCTTGTGTGGCGTGCTCGTCGGTTCCGTTGGCGCAGCCCCGCAAGACAAGCCGCCAGCCAACCAACCGGTGAAGGTTCTCCTGGTCACAGGCATCGAGTACCACAATTGGCGGGCGACCGCTCCGCAGATCGCCAAGCAACTCGCATCGTGTCCGGAGATCGAAGTCCGCGTGGCAACCAACATCAACGTGCTCTGCTCGGATGAGAT
Protein-coding regions in this window:
- a CDS encoding Gfo/Idh/MocA family oxidoreductase translates to MARYPLNRRHLLKAAAASIAAPMIIPRHVLGMDGTVGANDRVKFGVIGLGLRIRQLLNWPKEMYLQAVCDCNAPQIPSFLNWYKESAPEAEKAVQYSNYVEMLEREKLDGVFVTTPTHVRARPALLALAAGMDVYAEKPFALTVQEGQRLVKSVRKHQRVFQVGAQARSLAINRWAVDQIHKGAIGTISKVEVPNFLSPCDYSPPKELKPCPTGLDWDLWTDQTPLYPCDPDLLDSTEAWGRYREYDGGGSTWGMTGFGTHAFDQVQWTLGKDKELPVEICATETDNAQNRSPLYMKYADGTTIVMRPEGKGGPAFGGVFFGSKGKAEINRNQFRTNPAEIAAAMPKDLDPTETGHVKNWLDCIRSRQDPVTTVEIAHHHTLLCHFGVIARDLKRKLTFDVATEQFVDDEAANNHPSMVRPRRAGYELPSV